Proteins from a single region of Xiphias gladius isolate SHS-SW01 ecotype Sanya breed wild chromosome 2, ASM1685928v1, whole genome shotgun sequence:
- the LOC120798204 gene encoding zinc finger protein RFP-like — MFAAFKTCSSTDMATASSLLSEERFLCSVCLDVFTEPVSTPCGHNFCSACIQKYWDNTDTCQCPLCKRAFSARPELQVNTIMSELAGEFKKLVQVKASTPDGQLPADVLCDICSEIKKKAVKSCLMCLTSFCEVHLEPHQRVAGLKSHTLLDPVKNLDDRMCKTHNKITELYCRTDQACVCVICFKTDHKSHSVVPLEEEYETMMGKKDEAMANIRKLIESRSEKIAEIENSLDVSQIETMEEKAATVQVFTDLSCSIQRSQTELVEVIEERHRATKEKAEGFVKELRGEIAELESRSSQLKQLSQSEDHYHFLQSFPTLCSPQNRDCANIGVHSDLSFEAVRGALTLLKQRVDEIMGGLPEINMKRMREHAVDLTLDPDTAHRSLVISQDGKQVTNEGRKLELPNNPERFEMFPEVLAKEGFTTGKFYFEVQVTGKTSWTVGVVRESIDRKGSANLSVTDGFWTFGLDGGTYGTSKNISDTVALKEKLQKVGIFVDYDEGVVAFYDVDSKSHVYSFTGCHFTEKLYPYFCPQVRENGRNSTPLIITPVPQTD; from the coding sequence TGTTTACTGAGCCAGTCTCAACGCCATGTGGACACAACTTCTGCAGTGCGTGTATCCAAAAGTATTGGGACAACACCGACACTTGCCAGTGTCCGTTGTGCAAAAGGGCATTTTCCGCAAGGCCTGAACTCCAAGTCAACACGATCATGTCCGAGTTAGCTGGTGAGTTTAAGAAGCTAGTTCAGGTCAAAGCCTCGACTCCAGACGGCCAACTCCCAGCAGACGTTCTTTGTGATATCTGCTCCGAGATAAAGAAAAAGGCCGTTAAATCTTGCCTGATGTGTCTGACTTCTTTCTGTGAAGTGCATCTTGAGCCCCATCAGAGAGTTGCTGGTCTCAAGAGCCACACTTTATTAGACCCTGTGAAGAATCTTGATGACAGGATGTGCAAGACACACAACAAGATAACAGAACTGTACTGTAGGACTGACCAggcctgtgtttgtgtcatttgtttcaaAACCGATCACAAGAGTCACAGTGTTGTCCCGCTCGAGGAAGAATATGAAAcaatgatgggaaaaaaagacgAGGCGATGGCAAATATCCGAAAGCTGATAGAATCACGATCTGAGAAGATAGCTGAGATTGAAAACTCACTTGATGTCAGCCAGATAGAAACCATGGAAGAGAAGGCAGCTACCGTGCAGGTGTTCACTGACTTGAGCTGCTCCATTCAGAGAAGCCAGACTGAGCTTGTTGAGGTGATCGAGGAGAGGCACAGAGCAACAAAGGAAAAGGCGGAAGGTTTTGTCAAAGAACTGAGGGGGGAAATTGCTGAGCTTGAAAGCAGAAGCAGTCAGCTGAAGCAACTGTCACAGTCGGAGGATCACTATCATTTTCTCCAGAGCTTCCCAACCTTGTGCTCACCTCAGAACAGGGACTGCGCCAACATTGGCGTTCACAGTGACCTGTCTTTCGAGGCAGTGAGAGGAGCCTTGACTCTGCTGAAACAGAGAGTTGATGAAATAATGGGAGGGCTTCCCGAGATCAATATGAAAAGAATGAGAGAACATGCAGTGGACTTGACTCTTGACCCTGACACAGCACACCGCTCACTTGTCATAAGTCAAGATGGAAAACAAGTTACAAATGAAGGCAGAAAACTGGAACTTCCCAACAATCCGGAGagatttgaaatgtttccagAGGTTTTGGCAAAGGAGGGATTCACAACGGGGAAGTTTTACTTTGAGGTGCAAGTGACAGGAAAGACTAGTTGGACCGTTGGAGTGGTCAGGGAGTCTATTGATAGAAAGGGAAGCGCAAACCTGTCCGTCACAGATGGTTTTTGGACCTTTGGTTTGGATGGAGGCACATATGGAACCTCTAAAAACATATCTGATACCGTCGCACTGAAAGAAAAGCTTCAGAAGGTGGGCATTTTTGTGGACTATGATGAGGGAGTGGTTGCTTTCTATGATGTGGACTCCAAATCACATGTCTATTCTTTCACCGGCTGCCATTTTACAGAGAAACTTTATCCATACTTCTGCCCTCAGGTGagggaaaatggaagaaactCTACCCCTCTCATCATAACACCTGTACCTCAAACAGACTAG